From Polyangiaceae bacterium, a single genomic window includes:
- a CDS encoding UDP-N-acetylmuramoyl-tripeptide--D-alanyl-D-alanine ligase, with the protein MSTPIPRNAAPFTLAEVLAATGGHVAVGAGDASARGVTTDSRSDVAGALFVALKGERFDAHRFLEQVARGGAAMALVEDPHPQIPGLLQIQVPCTLTALGDLALAHRRRWGGLVVAVGGSAGKTTTKACISRVLSELIPGGIHAQRGNLNNRIGAPMVLLGCEAPHRVAVVELGTNLRGEVAELARVSEPDLGVVTLIDFEHTEGIGDLDAIEAEEGDLFRGLKPDGVAVGNVDDERVARQLELAAGTGRAVESYGKAPTARYRLLRREPVGVSGARLTASRAGFGGEIELRSSLLGYPGALASVCAALVADVVSSRLGLPLPSPELFSRALESSEVAENGRLCARAMLDGALVLDDSYNSNPGSVPSSVAVARELAAERGGRVFAVLGEMLELGPLSEREHRRIGKELASFGLADLIAVQGDARFLAEEAAARGVSTVFVADAELAVEALQGATTPEDVILVKGSRGVKLERVVAALLAGTSSEPEGASAPGPATEGPSAP; encoded by the coding sequence GTGAGCACGCCGATCCCCCGGAACGCTGCTCCATTCACTCTGGCCGAAGTGTTGGCGGCGACGGGTGGGCACGTCGCGGTTGGCGCTGGGGACGCGAGCGCGCGCGGAGTCACGACAGACTCCCGGAGCGACGTCGCGGGGGCGTTGTTCGTCGCCTTGAAAGGGGAGCGCTTTGACGCCCATCGCTTCCTCGAGCAGGTGGCCCGCGGTGGTGCCGCCATGGCCTTGGTGGAGGACCCTCACCCCCAAATTCCCGGGCTCTTGCAGATCCAGGTGCCGTGTACGCTGACGGCCCTCGGGGACTTGGCGCTGGCCCATCGTAGGCGCTGGGGCGGCCTCGTGGTGGCCGTAGGTGGATCCGCAGGGAAAACAACCACCAAGGCGTGCATCTCACGTGTGCTCAGCGAGTTGATTCCTGGTGGAATTCACGCTCAGCGCGGAAACCTGAATAACCGCATCGGGGCGCCCATGGTGCTGCTCGGTTGCGAGGCCCCGCACCGCGTGGCGGTGGTGGAGCTCGGGACGAACTTGCGCGGCGAAGTCGCGGAGCTAGCGCGGGTTAGCGAGCCGGATCTTGGCGTGGTGACGCTGATCGACTTCGAGCACACCGAGGGGATCGGCGACTTGGACGCCATCGAGGCCGAAGAGGGCGATCTGTTCCGCGGTCTCAAGCCAGATGGCGTCGCCGTGGGCAACGTGGATGACGAGCGAGTGGCACGGCAGCTCGAGCTCGCCGCAGGCACCGGACGCGCCGTCGAGAGCTACGGCAAAGCACCAACGGCGCGGTATCGCTTACTGCGTCGAGAACCGGTGGGCGTTTCGGGTGCGCGGCTCACGGCTTCGCGTGCTGGTTTTGGGGGGGAGATCGAGCTGCGTTCGTCGCTGCTCGGGTACCCGGGTGCGCTGGCGAGCGTGTGTGCGGCGTTGGTCGCGGATGTGGTGAGCAGTCGTCTGGGCCTTCCGTTGCCGAGTCCAGAACTTTTCAGCCGGGCGCTCGAAAGCTCCGAAGTGGCCGAGAATGGCCGGCTTTGTGCGCGAGCGATGCTAGACGGCGCGCTCGTGCTCGATGACTCCTACAACTCGAACCCCGGCAGCGTGCCGTCTTCAGTGGCGGTCGCGCGGGAGCTCGCGGCGGAGCGGGGTGGTCGAGTGTTCGCGGTGCTCGGTGAAATGCTCGAGCTCGGACCGCTGTCGGAGCGGGAACACCGACGCATCGGCAAAGAGCTGGCGAGCTTCGGCTTGGCCGACCTGATCGCGGTGCAGGGCGACGCTCGCTTCCTCGCGGAAGAAGCTGCGGCTCGGGGTGTGAGTACGGTGTTCGTGGCAGACGCGGAGCTCGCCGTAGAGGCACTGCAAGGCGCGACGACGCCCGAGGACGTGATTTTGGTCAAGGGCTCACGGGGGGTGAAGCTCGAACGCGTGGTCGCAGCGTTGCTCGCTGGGACGTCATCCGAGCCTGAGGGAGCGAGCGCTCCCGGGCCGGCAACCGAAGGGCCCTCTGCCCCATGA
- a CDS encoding phospho-N-acetylmuramoyl-pentapeptide-transferase, translating to MMYELLYPLSTKYSWAGWLNVLRYVPFRAIMATITAMGLCFWLAPWFIRELQKKQIGQVIRKEGPESHRVKAGTPTMGGALILLSVLVPTMLWADVKNAFVISTAGVTAGYGLIGFIDDRLKIQGRNTKGLSGRYKLLGQTLIGAIALGYVFLYEPSLPKEWLEIRTRLAIPFLAFSKHPIHLPLYVYVAFALFVVVAMSNAVNLTDGLDGLAIGPVMINAGTYLVWAYLAGLVIFGRPVAQYLDIAGIPQMGELAVFGAAVIGAGIGFLWYNTYPAQVFMGDVGSLALGGGIGMMAVLTKNELLSIVVGGIFFLETVSVITQVISFKLFGKRVFLMAPIHHHFEKKGWPEPRIIVRFWIISVLLALVSLSSLKLR from the coding sequence ATGATGTACGAGTTGTTGTACCCCCTGAGCACGAAGTACAGCTGGGCGGGTTGGCTCAACGTGCTTCGCTACGTGCCGTTCCGCGCGATCATGGCGACCATCACCGCGATGGGGCTGTGCTTCTGGCTCGCGCCCTGGTTCATCCGCGAGCTGCAGAAAAAGCAGATTGGCCAGGTGATCCGCAAGGAAGGGCCGGAGAGCCACCGCGTCAAGGCCGGGACGCCCACGATGGGCGGCGCGCTGATCCTGCTCAGTGTGTTGGTGCCCACGATGCTCTGGGCGGACGTGAAGAACGCGTTCGTGATCTCCACGGCTGGCGTTACCGCGGGGTACGGTCTGATCGGGTTCATCGACGACCGGCTCAAGATCCAGGGCCGCAACACCAAGGGGCTCTCCGGTCGCTACAAGCTGCTGGGTCAGACGCTGATCGGGGCGATCGCCCTCGGCTATGTGTTCCTGTACGAGCCGAGCTTGCCCAAGGAGTGGCTCGAGATCCGCACTCGCTTGGCGATCCCTTTCCTGGCCTTCTCGAAGCACCCGATCCACCTGCCGCTGTATGTGTACGTGGCGTTCGCGCTGTTCGTGGTGGTTGCGATGAGCAACGCTGTGAACCTGACGGACGGCCTGGATGGCTTGGCGATTGGTCCGGTGATGATCAACGCGGGGACTTACTTGGTGTGGGCGTACCTCGCGGGCCTGGTGATCTTCGGTCGCCCCGTGGCGCAGTACCTGGACATCGCGGGCATTCCCCAGATGGGTGAGCTGGCCGTCTTCGGCGCCGCGGTGATAGGCGCTGGCATCGGCTTCCTCTGGTACAACACCTATCCGGCGCAGGTCTTCATGGGGGACGTCGGCTCCCTGGCGCTCGGTGGAGGCATCGGGATGATGGCCGTGTTGACGAAGAACGAGCTCCTGTCCATCGTCGTCGGGGGGATTTTCTTCCTGGAAACGGTGAGCGTGATCACCCAGGTGATCAGCTTCAAACTGTTTGGTAAGCGTGTGTTCTTGATGGCGCCGATCCACCACCACTTCGAGAAGAAGGGGTGGCCCGAGCCGCGCATCATCGTGCGCTTCTGGATCATCTCAGTGCTGCTCGCGCTGGTGAGCTTGTCCTCTCTGAAGTTGAGGTAG
- the murD gene encoding UDP-N-acetylmuramoyl-L-alanine--D-glutamate ligase — MDLVGKRVVVVGLGRSGHAAAQLCAREGATVVVSDSRDEAVLREEVAALIKSGARIEVRAGAQTPDVFKGADLVVVSPGVPPLPVLDEAALAGTEVIGELELASRFLEAPMLAVGGTNGKSTTTTLLAALIEAGGLRTFAGGNLGTPLSEAIDPSSDEELYDALVVEVSSFQLERVRDFRPRVNLLLNVSEDHLDRYPDFAGYVAAKGNSFSRQSPKDVAVIPWGDTAIEEQAKRGLARRVTFGLDSVGEADFAAVLTPEPGVRDRKRGDFYSLQDADLHGAHNLLNAAAAIAAAREFGVEPEAIKQGLARFRGLPHRMQRVDTVDGVTFYDDSKATNVGSAVTALLGLAEPKGVLIAGGRDKHGSYAPLVAALERKARALVLIGEAADRIAEAVGDRVKVARAGSMQEAVSLAHSLAQIGEAVLLSPACSSFDMFQNYHDRGVRFVEAVKQLQSTRGAVGAPPSGTPGEPGTEADR, encoded by the coding sequence GTGGACTTGGTTGGCAAGAGGGTTGTCGTGGTCGGGCTCGGGAGGAGCGGCCACGCCGCTGCTCAGCTTTGTGCACGGGAAGGGGCGACCGTCGTCGTCAGTGACTCCCGCGACGAAGCGGTGTTGCGTGAGGAGGTGGCCGCGCTCATCAAGAGTGGCGCCCGCATCGAGGTGCGGGCGGGCGCGCAAACGCCCGATGTTTTCAAGGGCGCGGACCTGGTGGTGGTGAGCCCTGGCGTGCCTCCGCTTCCGGTGTTGGACGAAGCGGCGCTCGCCGGCACCGAGGTGATCGGGGAACTGGAGCTCGCTTCGCGTTTCCTCGAGGCACCAATGCTTGCTGTGGGTGGGACCAACGGTAAGAGCACGACGACGACGCTGCTCGCTGCTCTCATCGAGGCAGGCGGGCTGCGCACTTTCGCTGGGGGGAACCTCGGCACGCCGCTCAGCGAAGCCATTGACCCCAGCAGTGACGAGGAGCTCTACGACGCCCTGGTTGTCGAGGTGTCGAGCTTTCAGCTCGAGCGGGTGAGGGACTTCAGGCCCCGGGTCAATTTGCTCTTGAACGTCAGCGAGGATCATCTGGACCGCTACCCAGACTTCGCGGGGTACGTGGCCGCCAAAGGCAACAGCTTCTCCCGTCAGTCGCCCAAGGACGTCGCGGTGATTCCCTGGGGAGATACTGCGATCGAGGAACAGGCCAAGCGCGGGCTAGCGCGTCGCGTGACTTTTGGTCTCGACTCCGTCGGGGAAGCCGACTTTGCGGCGGTCCTCACCCCCGAACCCGGCGTACGAGACCGCAAGCGAGGCGACTTCTATTCCTTGCAGGATGCCGACCTGCACGGCGCGCACAACCTGCTCAACGCCGCCGCGGCCATCGCTGCCGCGCGGGAGTTTGGGGTCGAGCCGGAGGCTATCAAGCAGGGGCTAGCGCGCTTCCGCGGGCTGCCCCATCGCATGCAACGGGTCGATACCGTGGACGGGGTGACCTTCTACGACGACTCCAAGGCGACGAATGTCGGCTCCGCGGTGACAGCGCTGCTTGGGCTCGCGGAGCCCAAGGGCGTGTTGATCGCTGGCGGGCGCGACAAGCACGGGTCTTACGCGCCGTTGGTCGCGGCGCTGGAGCGAAAGGCGCGCGCGCTGGTGCTGATCGGCGAGGCGGCGGACCGCATCGCCGAGGCCGTGGGCGACCGCGTGAAGGTGGCCCGAGCAGGGTCTATGCAGGAAGCGGTGAGTTTGGCCCACTCTTTGGCCCAAATCGGGGAAGCGGTGTTACTGAGTCCAGCCTGCTCGAGCTTCGATATGTTCCAGAACTACCACGACCGGGGTGTGCGCTTCGTAGAGGCTGTAAAACAGCTGCAATCGACGCGCGGCGCAGTGGGTGCGCCCCCGAGTGGAACGCCTGGCGAGCCGGGAACGGAGGCTGATCGCTGA
- a CDS encoding UDP-N-acetylmuramate--L-alanine ligase, translating to MFRGRVRHVHFIGVGGIGMSGLAEILRTLEFDVSGSDLREGETTKRLARLGVRIDVGHVAQNVRDADVVVYSSAIPAENPEMVEARALGIPVITRAEMLAELMRVKYGVAIAGSHGKTTTTSLVATLLRAAGFDPTVVVGGRMQALGTNARLGAGDLLVAEADESDGSFLRLTPTIAVVTNIDPEHLDFYHSHERIKDAFVEFIEKVPFYGLAVLCLDHPDVQDLLPRIRRRHVTYGLSPQADYSARHLTHRGTVSSFMAYRRNEPLGEFALRMPGQHNVLNALAAIAVGDELEVPLDEMKEALATFGGVARRFSLVGEVDQIALVDDYGHHPAEIKATLTAARNAFDGKVIVAFQPHRYSRTQDLFDDFARAFNDADHVLVTDIYPAGEKPIEGIDSAALVRAIAEHGHHSVSYVSDRSELAHRLAGLAAPGDGVIALGAGDINRVLAQVRSELELIRGAKGSDS from the coding sequence ATGTTTCGCGGCAGAGTTCGCCACGTCCACTTCATCGGGGTCGGTGGCATCGGCATGAGCGGGCTCGCGGAGATTCTGCGCACCCTGGAGTTCGACGTTTCCGGTTCGGATCTGCGAGAAGGGGAGACGACCAAGCGCCTCGCGCGCCTTGGCGTGCGCATCGACGTCGGGCATGTCGCCCAGAACGTGCGTGACGCGGACGTGGTAGTCTACTCCAGTGCTATCCCTGCGGAAAATCCGGAGATGGTGGAGGCGCGCGCGCTGGGCATCCCCGTCATCACCCGCGCTGAGATGCTCGCCGAGCTCATGCGGGTGAAGTACGGCGTAGCCATCGCTGGTTCTCACGGCAAGACCACGACGACTAGTCTGGTCGCGACGTTGCTGCGCGCCGCCGGCTTCGACCCGACGGTGGTGGTGGGCGGTCGGATGCAGGCGCTCGGCACCAACGCGCGTCTCGGCGCTGGCGACCTGTTGGTGGCGGAGGCGGACGAGAGCGACGGGTCGTTCTTGCGGCTGACCCCCACCATCGCGGTGGTGACGAACATCGATCCCGAGCACCTCGATTTTTATCACAGTCATGAGCGCATCAAGGACGCCTTCGTGGAGTTCATCGAGAAGGTGCCCTTCTACGGACTCGCGGTGTTGTGCCTTGACCACCCCGATGTGCAGGACTTGCTCCCACGGATCCGTCGGCGACACGTGACCTACGGGCTCTCGCCTCAGGCAGACTATTCCGCGCGGCATCTCACCCATCGCGGCACGGTGAGCTCTTTCATGGCGTATCGTAGAAACGAGCCGCTTGGTGAGTTCGCGCTCCGCATGCCGGGCCAGCACAACGTGCTCAATGCACTGGCAGCCATCGCGGTCGGCGACGAGCTCGAAGTGCCCCTCGACGAGATGAAGGAGGCGTTGGCCACCTTCGGCGGAGTCGCTCGGCGGTTCAGCTTGGTTGGCGAAGTCGACCAGATCGCCTTGGTTGACGACTACGGTCACCACCCAGCTGAGATCAAGGCGACGCTCACCGCCGCCCGCAACGCCTTCGACGGCAAGGTCATCGTGGCGTTTCAACCCCATCGCTACAGCCGCACTCAAGATCTGTTCGATGACTTCGCGCGCGCGTTCAACGATGCGGATCACGTGCTCGTGACGGACATCTATCCCGCAGGCGAGAAGCCCATCGAGGGCATCGATTCGGCTGCCCTGGTACGGGCGATCGCTGAGCACGGACACCACTCGGTGAGCTACGTCTCCGATCGCTCGGAGCTGGCACATCGTCTGGCTGGGCTCGCGGCCCCGGGAGATGGCGTCATCGCTCTGGGCGCCGGTGACATCAATCGCGTGCTCGCGCAGGTGCGCTCGGAGCTCGAGCTCATCCGCGGCGCGAAAGGCAGCGACTCGTGA
- a CDS encoding UDP-N-acetylmuramoyl-L-alanyl-D-glutamate--2,6-diaminopimelate ligase gives MSDAPLPQKPTLSQLFSELGKNGLKLSGDAETVVSGITQDSRRVAPGDLFVARVGGKANGLSFVDAARAAGAVAILTDAPGGLELPLPTLQVEHARLAMGVCAERIFGSPSRALSVVGITGTNGKTTSAWLCQRALEAAGLPTARLGTLGFDFGELSVDSPLTTPEADVISGYLAQAVRGNARTFVMEVSSHALDQRRADAIHFRVAVFTNLTQDHLDYHASFDDYAEAKARLFLELSPEVSVIHVGDTFGAKLAARTEALGLRVIRVGRETGDVSLSSLELGAFGMRGVLALDLPEERRSLPFESRLVGEHNVENLLCAVGVALALRAQGEALDLDRLVRALKDVNSAPGRLERCDAEADDLTVLVDYAHTPDALARALSAVRGFVPQAGRLWCVFGCGGDRDPGKRPKMGDAVGRLADRAVVTNDNPRSESPQVIADMILPGLAPHAIEFNVILDRKLAIDSVIAEAAPQDVVLIAGKGHEPYQLIGDQVLAFDDRLVARDALARRRGISMTKDAG, from the coding sequence ATGTCCGATGCACCTCTCCCCCAAAAACCGACGCTGAGTCAGCTGTTCTCGGAGCTTGGAAAGAACGGGCTGAAGCTCTCGGGTGACGCGGAGACCGTCGTCAGCGGGATCACCCAGGACTCGCGGCGGGTCGCCCCCGGCGACCTGTTCGTGGCCCGTGTCGGTGGCAAGGCGAACGGTCTGAGCTTCGTAGACGCCGCGCGGGCAGCTGGCGCTGTGGCGATCCTCACGGATGCACCCGGAGGGCTCGAGCTGCCGTTACCGACGCTGCAAGTCGAGCACGCGCGCCTGGCGATGGGGGTGTGCGCCGAGCGTATCTTCGGCTCCCCAAGCCGCGCGCTGAGTGTGGTGGGGATCACCGGGACCAACGGCAAGACGACTTCTGCCTGGCTCTGCCAGCGGGCGCTCGAAGCCGCCGGCTTGCCCACCGCGCGCCTTGGCACCTTGGGCTTCGACTTTGGTGAGCTTTCCGTCGATTCACCGCTCACCACGCCTGAAGCCGACGTGATCTCCGGGTACCTGGCGCAAGCCGTCCGGGGCAACGCGCGGACCTTCGTGATGGAAGTCTCGAGCCACGCGCTGGATCAGCGGCGAGCCGACGCGATTCATTTCCGCGTGGCTGTGTTTACGAATCTCACCCAGGACCACCTCGACTACCACGCCTCCTTCGACGACTACGCCGAGGCAAAGGCGCGGCTCTTCTTGGAGCTCTCTCCTGAGGTCAGCGTGATCCACGTCGGAGATACGTTTGGAGCGAAGCTCGCCGCGCGCACCGAGGCCCTCGGCCTCAGGGTGATCCGCGTGGGGCGAGAGACCGGCGACGTGAGTCTCTCCTCCCTGGAGCTTGGAGCCTTTGGTATGCGCGGTGTGCTGGCCCTGGATCTCCCGGAGGAGCGTCGTTCGCTGCCCTTCGAGAGTCGTCTGGTGGGTGAGCACAACGTGGAGAATCTGCTGTGCGCCGTGGGGGTTGCGCTCGCGCTGCGCGCCCAAGGCGAGGCCCTGGACTTGGATCGGTTGGTTCGAGCGTTGAAGGACGTGAACTCCGCGCCGGGACGCCTCGAGCGCTGCGACGCCGAAGCGGATGACCTCACCGTGCTCGTGGACTACGCCCACACACCGGATGCATTGGCTCGCGCATTGAGCGCCGTACGCGGCTTCGTGCCGCAAGCTGGCCGCTTGTGGTGCGTCTTCGGCTGCGGCGGCGATCGTGATCCCGGCAAGCGCCCCAAGATGGGGGATGCCGTAGGGCGTTTGGCGGATCGCGCTGTGGTGACGAACGACAACCCGCGGAGCGAGTCGCCCCAGGTGATTGCTGACATGATTTTGCCCGGACTGGCCCCGCATGCGATTGAGTTCAACGTGATCCTCGACCGCAAGCTGGCCATCGACTCGGTGATCGCCGAAGCCGCGCCGCAGGACGTGGTGCTGATCGCTGGCAAGGGCCACGAGCCGTATCAGCTGATCGGCGACCAAGTGTTGGCGTTCGATGATCGCTTGGTGGCCAGAGACGCGTTGGCGCGGCGCCGGGGTATTTCGATGACCAAGGACGCTGGGTGA
- the murG gene encoding undecaprenyldiphospho-muramoylpentapeptide beta-N-acetylglucosaminyltransferase — MSETILLAGGGTGGHVFPMIAVADALRQERPGLRLVFLGTARGMESKLVPQAGYELELREVLPIRGGGLTGAGKGVLRAATSIPEARRFLKQLEPAAVFSIGGYAAGPVCAAAKLLRIPLALMEPNSVIGMANWLIARMVQRAYTAFPEVEKHFPEDTILRAGVPLRSGFEPVPYIPHGGLKLLVLGGSQGAKALNDALPELVQRLRARGLRFEVQHQAGAKKADEVRARYAELGQTEGVSVLEFIDDMPQRLASADLVIGRSGASAVSEVCAVGRAAVLVPYPFAAGDHQRFNAESLERVGAARVVLQEDASVERLLEVIAPLLEAPSELAVMAAAASERGRPLAARVIARDLLHLAGLEAASDRRKSSPFVHDEVEDESRFEFGASTYVLQGQG; from the coding sequence ATGAGCGAGACCATTCTACTCGCGGGCGGAGGCACCGGCGGACACGTCTTCCCCATGATTGCCGTAGCGGACGCCCTACGTCAGGAGCGACCGGGACTTCGACTGGTGTTCCTGGGCACAGCTCGCGGGATGGAGAGCAAGCTGGTTCCCCAGGCGGGCTATGAGCTCGAGCTGCGCGAGGTGCTGCCGATCCGTGGTGGCGGGCTGACGGGGGCCGGCAAGGGTGTGCTACGCGCGGCGACGTCGATCCCCGAGGCGAGGCGCTTCTTGAAGCAACTCGAGCCGGCTGCGGTGTTCTCGATTGGTGGGTACGCGGCGGGTCCGGTGTGCGCCGCGGCGAAGCTGCTGCGCATACCTCTCGCGCTGATGGAGCCGAACAGCGTGATTGGTATGGCGAACTGGCTGATCGCCCGCATGGTCCAGCGCGCCTACACCGCCTTCCCCGAGGTCGAAAAGCACTTCCCGGAGGATACGATCTTGCGCGCCGGTGTGCCCCTGCGGAGCGGATTCGAACCTGTGCCGTACATCCCCCATGGCGGGCTCAAGCTGCTCGTGCTCGGCGGCAGTCAAGGCGCCAAGGCCTTGAATGATGCGCTGCCTGAGCTGGTGCAGCGACTTCGAGCCCGAGGGCTGCGCTTCGAGGTGCAGCACCAAGCGGGCGCAAAGAAGGCAGATGAGGTACGCGCACGCTATGCGGAGCTCGGCCAGACAGAGGGCGTGAGTGTGCTCGAGTTCATCGACGACATGCCTCAGCGCCTTGCCTCGGCGGACCTAGTGATTGGTCGTTCCGGTGCTAGCGCTGTGAGCGAGGTCTGCGCGGTGGGGCGCGCGGCGGTTCTGGTGCCGTATCCTTTCGCGGCGGGAGACCACCAGCGCTTCAACGCCGAGAGCCTGGAGCGGGTCGGTGCGGCGCGCGTCGTGCTCCAAGAGGACGCGAGCGTGGAGCGCTTGCTCGAGGTGATCGCTCCGTTGCTGGAGGCTCCCTCGGAGCTCGCTGTCATGGCAGCTGCAGCCTCCGAACGCGGGCGCCCGCTCGCTGCGAGGGTGATCGCCAGGGACCTACTACACCTGGCTGGTCTCGAGGCTGCGAGCGACCGCCGCAAGTCGAGCCCGTTCGTCCATGACGAGGTCGAGGACGAATCACGTTTCGAGTTCGGTGCGAGCACCTATGTGCTGCAGGGGCAGGGCTGA
- the ftsW gene encoding putative lipid II flippase FtsW, whose amino-acid sequence MLRGAFGAIRGLFAPSPRSGPFDTVLMALVIALLGFGVVMVFSASAYEGTVVFRDAQYFLKRQAMYAGGGVILMLIISKIDYQRLQPFTHPILGLCVALMLLSITGLGHSGGGATRWLKLGPINVQPSEVSKLGLILWISYSLGKKREKVKQFSYGFLPHLIVAGLFTLLCLKQPDFGGAVVLLTLTAALMFIAGVRWVWFIPIGIVGGFLGFMAVRFAQYRWERIQAWQDMMHHRHDLAYQPFQSVMSFGSGDLMGLGLGKGYQVLYLPEAHNDFISAIVGEELGYIGIVLLLFTYVLVVSRGIRAALNAEDEYGSYIAFGISLFVGVQALWNVAVAMAILPTKGLTLPLVSYGGSSLLVNCAAMGVLLNVSRQRVELKNTRVADLGPAPEVSAMLVTEAGYGPEAAHMEGQERSMPGAAAEAV is encoded by the coding sequence ATGCTGAGAGGGGCTTTTGGGGCAATTCGGGGACTCTTCGCGCCCTCACCGCGCTCCGGCCCCTTCGACACGGTGCTGATGGCGTTGGTCATCGCGCTGCTCGGCTTTGGCGTGGTCATGGTGTTCAGCGCGAGTGCCTACGAAGGCACGGTGGTGTTCCGGGACGCGCAGTATTTTCTGAAGCGCCAGGCGATGTACGCCGGCGGCGGTGTGATCCTGATGCTGATCATCAGCAAGATCGACTACCAGCGCCTGCAGCCATTCACTCACCCGATCCTCGGACTGTGTGTGGCGCTGATGCTGCTGAGTATCACGGGCCTCGGTCACTCCGGTGGTGGTGCGACGCGCTGGCTGAAGCTCGGTCCGATCAATGTGCAGCCCTCCGAGGTCTCCAAGCTGGGGTTGATCCTGTGGATCTCCTATTCCCTGGGGAAAAAGCGGGAGAAGGTCAAGCAGTTCTCCTACGGCTTCTTGCCGCACCTGATCGTCGCGGGCCTGTTCACGCTCTTGTGCCTGAAGCAGCCGGACTTCGGCGGCGCCGTCGTGCTCTTGACGTTGACCGCGGCGTTGATGTTCATCGCGGGTGTGCGCTGGGTGTGGTTCATCCCCATCGGCATCGTGGGTGGCTTCCTCGGCTTCATGGCGGTGCGCTTCGCCCAGTATCGCTGGGAGCGTATCCAGGCGTGGCAGGACATGATGCACCACCGCCACGACCTGGCGTATCAGCCCTTCCAGTCGGTGATGAGCTTCGGCTCTGGCGACCTCATGGGGCTAGGGCTCGGCAAGGGCTACCAGGTGCTCTATCTGCCTGAGGCCCACAACGACTTCATCAGCGCGATCGTGGGCGAGGAGCTCGGTTACATCGGCATCGTGCTCCTGCTGTTCACCTACGTGCTGGTCGTGTCTCGCGGTATCCGCGCGGCACTGAACGCCGAGGACGAGTACGGTTCGTACATCGCCTTCGGGATCTCGCTGTTCGTCGGCGTGCAGGCGCTGTGGAACGTCGCGGTGGCCATGGCCATCTTGCCCACCAAGGGCTTGACGCTGCCCCTCGTGAGCTACGGCGGGTCTTCGTTGCTGGTGAACTGCGCGGCGATGGGCGTGCTGTTGAATGTCTCGCGTCAGCGGGTCGAGCTGAAGAACACCCGAGTTGCTGACTTGGGGCCCGCGCCCGAGGTGAGCGCAATGCTCGTCACCGAGGCAGGCTATGGGCCTGAAGCGGCACACATGGAAGGTCAGGAGCGGTCGATGCCAGGGGCAGCGGCGGAGGCAGTATGA